GGAGCTGGTGACCTATGCGCTCGGGAGCTGCCTTGGAGTAGCCGTTTACGATCCTGTGGCCATGGTGGGCGGTTTGCTCCATGTGATGCTGCCGCTGTCGAAGGCGGATCCGGACAAGGCCCGGCAAAAGCCGGCAATGTATGTGGATACCGGGTTTTCACAGCTACTGAACGGTTGTTATGATTTTGGTGCCAGTAAGAAAAACATGCATGTGGTGGTGGCCGGAGGTGCTTCCATGAAACAGGCGGGGAACGGCGACTACTTCAAAATCGGGAAACGCAATTTCACTGTTTTGCGCAAACTCTTATGGAAAAACGGATTCATAATTGCCGCCCAGGATGTGGGGGGATACAATTCCAGAACAATGTCGCTCCGGATATCCGA
This DNA window, taken from Natronogracilivirga saccharolytica, encodes the following:
- a CDS encoding chemotaxis protein CheD, giving the protein MKTIVGVSDVKISNIAGEELVTYALGSCLGVAVYDPVAMVGGLLHVMLPLSKADPDKARQKPAMYVDTGFSQLLNGCYDFGASKKNMHVVVAGGASMKQAGNGDYFKIGKRNFTVLRKLLWKNGFIIAAQDVGGYNSRTMSLRISDGLVTINKKPFYHHQNTYSSTSGF